DNA from Frateuria edaphi:
GGATGGTGATGTTGATCGAGCCCTTGCGGGCGGCCATGAAGGCCATGCGCGAGGCGGTGCCGGAGCCGGCGCACGTGATTTACCTCAGTCCGCAGGGAGCGCGGCTGACGCAGGGCAGGGTGGAAGCGCTGGCGAAATTGCCGCGCATCGCCTTGCTCTGCGGGCGTTACGAGGGTGTGGACGAACGCCTGCTGGCGCGCGAGGTCGACGAGGAGCTTTCCATCGGCGATTATGTGCTGTCCGGGGGCGAGCTGGGCGCCGCGGTGATCATCGACGCGGTAGGCCGGTTGCAGGAGGGTGCGTTGAATGACGCGCAGTCCGCCGAGCAGGATTCGTTCTCGAACGGGTTGCTCGACTGTCCCCACTACGCGAAGCCGGTGCATGACGCACTCGGTGACGTCCCGGAGGTATTGCTCTCCGGCGACCACGCGGCGATCCGCCGTTGGCGCCTGAAGCAGTCGCTGGGACGGACCTGGCTGCGAAGGCCCGACCTTTTGGCGCAATGCGCGCTGGACAAGACGTCCCGCGCATTGCTCGAAGAATTCCGCCGTGAGCATGCTCGACAGGAGCAGCAGCGGCACGACGAAGCGGCCGTCAAGCCGCAGTAATTGCAAATTTCAATCAGGTGTTGCCATGAACAAGATCATCGAACAGTTCGAAGCCGAGCAGATCACCCGCCAGCTGCCGGAATTCGGCCCCGGCGACACCGTGGTGGTCAACGTCAAGGTGAAGGAAGGCAACCGCGAACGCGTGCAGGCCTTCGAGGGTATCGTCATCGCCAAGCGCAGCCGCGGCCTGCATTCGGCCTTCACCGTGCGCAAGATCTCGCACGGCACCGGTGTGGAGCGCGTGTTCCAGGCGCACAGCCCGGCGATCGATTCGGTGCAGGTCAAGCGCAAGGGCAAGGTGCGTGGCGCCAAGCTGTACTTCCTGCGTGGCCTGGAAGGCAAGGCTGCCCGCATCAAGGAAGACATCGCCGCCGTGTCGGCCGCCAAGGCTGCCGCCAAGGCCGCTGCTGCCGCCGAGTAAGCGCAGCCGGATTTGTCTGGCGACGAAAGCCCCGCGGAGCGATCCGCGGGGCTTTTTGCGTTCAACGCCATCGATTGCCATGCGTGCGGGCCCGCAATGCGCCGCTGTAGGAGCGCCCTGGGCGCGGCATGACGGGAGTGTTTCTCCCGCCTGCATCGCGGTCGCGCCGAGGGCGCTCTACCGTGGCCGGATCTGTGGCCGGCTACATCAGCCGCTGCGGCTCCTGCAGGAAATTGCCCTGCACGAAATCCACGCCGCAGGCGAACAGCAGCGAGGTGCTGGTTGCGTCCTCGACCCACTCGGCCACGGTCAGGCGCTTCGCTTCGTGGGCCTGCACGCAGATCTCCCCGATCTTCTTCTGGTTCTCGGGATGCTGCGGCAACTGGTTCATGTAGGTGCGGTCGATCTTCAGGTAGTCCGCATCGATGTGGGTCAGCAGCTGGAACGAGTTCAGGCCCGAGCCGAACTGTTCCAGCGCGAACCGCCCGCCCATCTTCTTCCAGCGGGTGATGAACTCCTGCGCGGGACGCAGCAGGGTCACCACCTTGCTCTCGGTCATCTCCAGCACGATCTGGCCCTGGCGCAGCGCGGCCCGCTTGAGCCGGTCTTCCAGCCAGGGCAGGAACGTGGGGTCTTGCATCGATTGCGCCGTGAGCTTGACGAAGAAGGTCGTCTGTACACCCTGGCCGTCGCGAGACTTGAGCATCTCGATGGCGCGGTTGAGCACCCAGCGATCGATCGCCGGCGTCAGGGCGTGCTTTTCGGCGATCGGCATGAAGAAGCCGGGCAGGACCTCGCCCTGCGGCCCGTTCATGCGTAGCAGCACCTCGGAGTACTCGCCCTCGGCGTCCTGCAAGCTGATCGTGTGCTGGTGGTAGAGCACGAAGTTGTCCTGCTCCAGCGCCTGCTTGAGCAGCTGCAGCCAGTAGCGCTCGCGCTCCTCCTCGGCCTTCTCGCGGGCGGCCGGGTCGTGCAGTTCGCTGCGGCCGCCGCCCTGGCTGTGCGCGTTGCGCAGCGCCTGGCTGGCCTGGTTGAGCAGCAGCTCGGCATTGGCGTTCTTCTCGCCCAGCAGGCTGCCGCCGATGCTCGCGGTAACCGTGATCGAACGGGTGCCCGCGTCGAAGATGTCGCTGGCAACGGCCTGCAGCACGCCGTCGATCCATTGCTTGATCGCCTCGTCGCTGCGCGAGTCCAGCATCACGCCGATGGTGTGCTCGGCCAGCAGGCCGGCCATGTCGGTCTCGCCCAGCAATGCGCTGATACGGCCCGCGAACGCGGCGAGCAGCTCATCGGCCTGGCCCAGGCCGATGCCGGCCACGATGGTCTGCCAGTTGTCCGGTTCGATCAGGAGCAGCGTCTGGCCCTTCTTGCCCTTGGCCGCGGCGGCAACCGACTCGTCGATGTACTCGAGCGTGCGGGCGCGATTGAACAGGCCGGTCACCGCATCGCGCTGCAATTGCTCGATCAGCGCAGGGTCGACCTGCTGGCGGCGGAACACGATCTGCAGGCAGGGTTCGCCCTCGAACGTGGCGCCGGCGAATTCGACCGTGGCCTTGAAGGTGCTGGCGTCGGCGCGACGGGCCTGCAGCTCGACCTGGTTGGATGCCTTCTCCTTGCGCGAGTGGGCGCGCAGGAGGTTCTTGAAGGCCTCGGCGTCGGCGGTGCCGATCATGTCCAGCACGGGCAGGCCGAGCAGGTCGTCGAAGTCCTCGTAGCCGAAGGTTTCCAGATAGGCACGGTTGGCGCGCACGTGCATGCCTTCGTGCACATAGGCGATGGGGTCGGTGGAAGAGTCGAGCAGGGCGTCGCAGCGCCGCTCGGATTCGCGCAGCGCGGCCTCCAGCAGGCGCACCTGGCGGCGCGTGTGCAACGCCTCGAACTCGCGCTGCAATACCGCGATCAGCTGCTTGGGCTGGGTGCGCAGCGCGGTTCCGCGCACGCCGCCGGCGAACATCTCGGCCACGCTCTGGGTGTCGAGCTGGTTGACCAGGGCCAGCAGCGCGACGTCGCGGCCGTGCACGTCGAGCAGATGGGCCACCTCGCGCAGCTCCATGCCCGCGGCCGGGTCGAACAGCACGATATCGGGCTCCAGCTCGTCCAGCGCCGCCTGTACCTGGTCGGTCTGGGTTGCCCGTGCCGGACGCACCGCGATGCCGGCGTTGCGCAACAGGCTGATGATCTGTTCGGCGTCCTCGACCGATTTCTCGACGAAGAGGATCTTGATGACGGAGTCTTTTTTCATTGAGCCCTGGCGGCTGCCCCTGGATCGGCTGGGTCGCAGGCGCCCCTCGCCGCGACCGGAAGGGCGAGCGGTTCCAGCCGCTCACCTTCATCCCGGGTTTGTAACGGATTCGCTCACATAGCGCCAGCGGCAAGTCGCCCAAAGGCAACGCCCGCCTCACCTGATGGCGTATCCGGTTACAGCGGGCGTTTGGACGCGTCCCCGGCGACTTCGCGCACCAGCCGCGGCACGAGATAGCCGGGCAGGCGCTGGCGCAGCGTCTCGACCAGGCCCAAGGCCCGCGCGTCATCCACCTCGAAGTGGGCGGCGCCCTGCACGCGATCGAGCTGGTGCAGGTAATAGGGAAGCACACCCGCGGCGAACAGGCGCTCCGACAGCAGCGCCAGGGTGTCCGCGTCGTCGTTGATCCCGCGCAGCAGTACCGACTGGTTGAGCAGGGTGGCGCCGGCCTGGCGCAGGGCGGCGCAGGCGGCATCCACGGTCGGGTCGAATTCGTTGGCGTGGTTGGCGTGCAGCACGATGACCTTCTGCAACGGCAGGGCGTCCAGCCATGCCAGGAAGGAGGCGTCGATGCGCTCGGGCAGTACCACCGGCAGGCGCGTATGGATGCGCAGGCGGGTGACCTGGGGCAGGTCGGCCAGGCCGCGCCCGAGTTCCTCCAGCTTGGAGGTAGACAAGGCGAGCGGGTCGCCGCCGGACAGGATCAGTTCGCTGATCGACGGATCGGCCTGGAGGTGCGCCAGCGCCTGCCGCCACTGCCCGGCAGCGGCGATTTCCTCGCCATAGGGAAAATGCCGGCGGAAGCAGTAGCGGCAGTTCACCGCGCAGCTGCCGCTGGCGATCAGCAACGCGCGGCCGTGGTACTTGTGCAGCACGCCCTGCGCTTCCCGGGCGGCCAGATCCCCCACCGCGTCGATCACGAAACCCGGCACCTGCTCGAGTTCGGCCAGCTGCGGCATTACCTGCAGCAGCAGGGGGTCGCCGGGATCGCCCCGGCGCATGCGCGCCACGAAGCCGCGCGGCACCCGCAATGCGAAGCCGGCATCGGCCGGAGGCAGCCGATCGGCCAGGTGCGCGAGCCCCACGGCGGCAAGCAATTCGCCTGCGTCGGTAATGGCATCCCGCCACAGCTCGCGCCAGTCGGGCGCGGTCGGCGATAGGCGGGGAGCGGGGCTTGCGGTTATCATGGCGGGCCTTGAAGCGGGCCTGCGGCCCGTGCAAATACCTATTTTAGCCGCCGGAACGGCGGTGTTTACCTCTGGAGCAGAAAGCGCATGGCGACCGCCGGTCTCAACGACGTCAAGAAGGGTATGAAGATCCTTCACAACAATGATCCGTGGGTCATCACCGACGCCGACTTCATCAAGCCCGGCAAGGGCCAGGCGTTCACCCGCATCTTCATCCGCAATCTGAAGACCGGCCGCACCACCGAGCAGACGATGAAGTCGTCCGATTCGTTCGAAGTCGCCGACGTCAACGATACCGACATGCAGTACCTGTACTCCGACGGCGAGTTCTGGCACTTCATGCAGCAGGAAACCTTCGAGCAGCACCAGGCCACCAAGGCGGGCGTGGGCGATGCGGCGAAGTGGCTCAAGGGCGAGGAAGAGTGCGTGGTCACGCTGTTCAACGGCGAGATCATCACCGTGCAGCCGCCGAATTTCGTCGAGCTGAAGATCACCGAGACCGATCCGGGCGTCCGTGGCGACACCTCCGGCGGCGGCGGCAAGCCGGCCACGCTCGAGACCGGCGCCGTGGTGCGCGTGCCGCTGTTCGTGGGCACCGACGAGGTGATCAAGGTCGACACCCGCACCGGCGAATACGTCAGCCGCGTCGGCAAGTAAGCGCCGGCAGCAGCAAACCGACGGCACGGCAGCGCAGGCGCCGTGCCGTTTTCGTTCCACCGTTACACGAGACCGCGATGACCGAAGCCACCACCGAGATCGACCTCCTCATCGAAGCGCGCTGGGTGGTTCCCGTGGAGCCGCACGCCGTGGTGCTGGACAACC
Protein-coding regions in this window:
- the trmD gene encoding tRNA (guanosine(37)-N1)-methyltransferase TrmD, which gives rise to MRIDVVTLFPDFMRQCAAVGVVGRAQQRQLLQVETWNPRDYATDNYRTVDGRTCGGGPGMVMLIEPLRAAMKAMREAVPEPAHVIYLSPQGARLTQGRVEALAKLPRIALLCGRYEGVDERLLAREVDEELSIGDYVLSGGELGAAVIIDAVGRLQEGALNDAQSAEQDSFSNGLLDCPHYAKPVHDALGDVPEVLLSGDHAAIRRWRLKQSLGRTWLRRPDLLAQCALDKTSRALLEEFRREHARQEQQRHDEAAVKPQ
- the rplS gene encoding 50S ribosomal protein L19 — its product is MNKIIEQFEAEQITRQLPEFGPGDTVVVNVKVKEGNRERVQAFEGIVIAKRSRGLHSAFTVRKISHGTGVERVFQAHSPAIDSVQVKRKGKVRGAKLYFLRGLEGKAARIKEDIAAVSAAKAAAKAAAAAE
- a CDS encoding EAL domain-containing response regulator, producing the protein MKKDSVIKILFVEKSVEDAEQIISLLRNAGIAVRPARATQTDQVQAALDELEPDIVLFDPAAGMELREVAHLLDVHGRDVALLALVNQLDTQSVAEMFAGGVRGTALRTQPKQLIAVLQREFEALHTRRQVRLLEAALRESERRCDALLDSSTDPIAYVHEGMHVRANRAYLETFGYEDFDDLLGLPVLDMIGTADAEAFKNLLRAHSRKEKASNQVELQARRADASTFKATVEFAGATFEGEPCLQIVFRRQQVDPALIEQLQRDAVTGLFNRARTLEYIDESVAAAAKGKKGQTLLLIEPDNWQTIVAGIGLGQADELLAAFAGRISALLGETDMAGLLAEHTIGVMLDSRSDEAIKQWIDGVLQAVASDIFDAGTRSITVTASIGGSLLGEKNANAELLLNQASQALRNAHSQGGGRSELHDPAAREKAEEERERYWLQLLKQALEQDNFVLYHQHTISLQDAEGEYSEVLLRMNGPQGEVLPGFFMPIAEKHALTPAIDRWVLNRAIEMLKSRDGQGVQTTFFVKLTAQSMQDPTFLPWLEDRLKRAALRQGQIVLEMTESKVVTLLRPAQEFITRWKKMGGRFALEQFGSGLNSFQLLTHIDADYLKIDRTYMNQLPQHPENQKKIGEICVQAHEAKRLTVAEWVEDATSTSLLFACGVDFVQGNFLQEPQRLM
- the epmB gene encoding EF-P beta-lysylation protein EpmB: MITASPAPRLSPTAPDWRELWRDAITDAGELLAAVGLAHLADRLPPADAGFALRVPRGFVARMRRGDPGDPLLLQVMPQLAELEQVPGFVIDAVGDLAAREAQGVLHKYHGRALLIASGSCAVNCRYCFRRHFPYGEEIAAAGQWRQALAHLQADPSISELILSGGDPLALSTSKLEELGRGLADLPQVTRLRIHTRLPVVLPERIDASFLAWLDALPLQKVIVLHANHANEFDPTVDAACAALRQAGATLLNQSVLLRGINDDADTLALLSERLFAAGVLPYYLHQLDRVQGAAHFEVDDARALGLVETLRQRLPGYLVPRLVREVAGDASKRPL
- the efp gene encoding elongation factor P, with the protein product MATAGLNDVKKGMKILHNNDPWVITDADFIKPGKGQAFTRIFIRNLKTGRTTEQTMKSSDSFEVADVNDTDMQYLYSDGEFWHFMQQETFEQHQATKAGVGDAAKWLKGEEECVVTLFNGEIITVQPPNFVELKITETDPGVRGDTSGGGGKPATLETGAVVRVPLFVGTDEVIKVDTRTGEYVSRVGK